Proteins from one Anopheles bellator unplaced genomic scaffold, idAnoBellAS_SP24_06.2 scaffold00384_ctg1, whole genome shotgun sequence genomic window:
- the LOC131214258 gene encoding protein singed, whose protein sequence is IIYLKSHLGRYLSVDTFGNVLCESEERDAGSRFQISITDDNSGRWALKNEQRGYFLGGTPEKLTCTAKAPGKSELWSVHLAARPQVNLRSVGRKRFAHLSDSQDEIHVDANIPWGEDTLFTLEFRADEEGRYALHTCNNKYLNSNGKLEVRCSEDCLFSAEYHSGHLALRDRHGLYLSPIGSKAVLKSRSQTVTRDELFSLEDSLPQASFIAALNNKYVSVKQGVDVTANQDEIGENETFQLEFDWSAHRWALRTTQDRYWCLSTGGGIQATGNRRSADALFDLEWHGDGSVSFRANNGKLLATKRSGHLFATAEVIEETTKFYFYLINRPILVLKCEQGFVGYRAPGSNKLECNKAIYETILVERAQKGIVHFKGQNGKYWRVDGEGIAADSDVQCDGFFIELREPTRICLRSSDGRYLGATKNGTFKLVDTGYDTATQWEY, encoded by the exons GCATTATCTATTTGAAGTCGCACCTCGGGCGGTACTTGTCGGTGGACACGTTCGGTAATGTATTGTGTGAATCCGAGGAGCGAGACGCCGGCAGCAGGTTCCAGATCAGCATCACCGACGATAACTCGGGGCGCTGGGCGCTGAAGAATGAACAACGCGGCTACTTTCTCGGCGGCACGCCTGAAAAACTAACTTGTACGGCAAAGGCACCGGGCAAAAGCGAGCTTTGGAGCGTTCATCTGGCCGCCAGGCCACAG GTGAATCTGCGATCTGTTGGCCGTAAGCGGTTTGCTCATCTGTCCGACTCACAGGACGAAATTCACGTGGACGCCAACATTCCATGGGGCGAGGACACACTCTTTACGCTTGAGTTCCGCGCCGACGAGGAAGGTCGCTATGCCCTTCATACGTGCAACAACAA ATACCTCAACTCGAATGGTAAGCTAGAAGTCCGCTGTTCTGAGGACTGTCTGTTTTCGGCCGAATACCATAGTGGGCATTTGGCCCTGCGTGATCGCCATGGTCTATACCTCTCGCCGATTGGGTCGAAGGCAGTGCTGAAGTCACGCTCACAAACAGTCACCAGGGACGAGCTATTCTCACTCGAGGACTCATTGCCGCAGGCGTCATTCATTGCGGCGCTCAACAACAAGTATGTGTCGGTGAAGCAGGGCGTTGATGTGACCGCGAATCAGGACGAGATAGGCGAGAACGAGACGTTCCAGCTCGAGTTTGATTGGTCGGCACACCGATGGGCGCTACGCACCACGCAGGACCGCTATTGGTGTCTGTCGACAGGTGGAGGTATCCAGGCTACTGGCAATCGTCGCTCCGCCGACGCACTGTTTGACCTTGAGTGGCACGGCGATGGGTCGGTTTCATTCCGCGCCAATAATGGCAAACTGTTGGCAACCAAGCGCTCCGGTCATCTGTTCGCAACTGCCGAGGTCATCGAAGAAACGACCAAGTTCTATTTCTATTTGATCAATCGGCCGATTTTGGTGCTAAAATGTGAGCAAGGCTTTGTCGGTTACCGTGCCCCGGGCAGCAACAAGCTCGAATGCAACAAGGCCATCTACGAGACGATCTTGGTCGAGCGGGCTCAGAAAGGTATCGTACATTTCAAGG GACAAAACGGAAAGTACTGGCGGGTAGATGGGGAAGGCATTGCTGCTGATTCAGATGTGCAGTGTGACGGTTTCTTCATCGAACTACGCGAACCCACGCGCATTTGTCTACGCTCAAGTGATGGACGTTACTTGGGAGCCACTAAGAACGGTACCTTCAAGCTGGTGGACACCGGTTACGATACCGCTACTCAATGGGAGTATTAA